One Natator depressus isolate rNatDep1 chromosome 13, rNatDep2.hap1, whole genome shotgun sequence genomic region harbors:
- the LOC141997753 gene encoding olfactory receptor 5V1-like yields the protein MGVIGKENQTAITEFILLGFGDFHEMQPLLFVTFLFIYTITMSCNIVIVLVIAADHNLHIPMYFFLGNLSFLEICYTTTIVPKMLRSFLRVREVILFMGCVAQLYIFGSLAVTECLLLSVMSYDRYLAICHPLSYASVMNFKVCLQLAAGCWITGFLTPIAMMVLTFTLPFCASKVGHFFCDFMPLLKLSCTDTHLVEFLSFTVSACVTLVPFLLTLTSYYRIISTIQRIPSTTGKQKAFSTCSSHLLVVSIFYGTIIIVYGVPVGNLSPALNKAFSLLYTVISPMFNPLIYSLRNKEVKGALRKVGSKVFTFLKKSNIP from the coding sequence ATGGGTGTAATTGGAAAAGAGAATCAAACAGCCATCACAGAATTCATTCTTCTGGGGTTTGGAGACTTCCATGAAATGCAGCCCTTACTCTTTGTGACATTTTTATTCATCTACACCATAACCATGTCCTGCAACATCGTAATTGTTCTGGTGATAGCAGCTGATCACAATCTACATatccccatgtacttcttcctgggtaACTTATCTTTCCTGGAGATCTGCTACACCACCACCATTGTCCCCAAGATGCTAAGAAGTTTCCTTAGAGTGAGGGAAGTGATTTTATTCATGGGTTGTGTAGCCCAGTTGTACATTTTTGGATCTTTGGCAGTCACTGAGTGCCTCCTTTTATCAGTCATGTCCTACGATCGGTATTTAGCAATATGCCATCCGTTGTCTTATGCATCTGTTATGAACTTTAAGGTTTGCCTTCAGCTAGCAGCTGGCTGTTGGATAACTGGCTTCCTGACTCCTATAGCAATGATGGTCTTGACTTTTACATTGCCTTTCTGTGCTTCCAAGGTTGGCcatttcttttgtgatttcatGCCTCTGTTAAAACTTTCCTGTACTGACACCCATCTGGTTGAATTTCTGTCTTTCACAGTGTCTGCCTGTGTGACCCTGGTCCCATTTCTACTAACCTTGACTTCCTATTATAGGATCATCTCGACCATTCAAAGGATCCCTTCCACCACTGGGAAGCAAAAAgccttttccacctgctcctcaCACCTGCTGGTTGTTTCTATTTTCTATGGCACCATCATTATTGTTTATGGAGTCCCTGTAGGAAACCTGTCACCAGCTTTAAACAAGGCCTTCTCCCTACTCTATACAGTCATCTCTCCCATGTtcaaccccctcatctacagcctgaggaacaaggaggtcAAGGGTGCCCTGCGAAAGGTTGGAAGCAAAGTGTTCACTTTCCTAAAGAAGAGCAATATCCCATAA
- the LOC141997754 gene encoding olfactory receptor 6F1-like: protein MAGTEIRNQTSVQEFILLGFPGTWYFQMFLIVVFSVTYFLTIVGNVSIIALVRTHPCLHTPMYFFLCNLSFLEIWYTTACVPKAIGIMLGTSQTISFTVCLLQLFFLLSMGSTECFLLAIMAYDRYLAICHPLRYSSLMNSTFCAQLALASWLCGFLAISVLAALISTVSFCGPKGINHFLCDIDSLIALSCTDTRFVELATFIVSIIVVVISCVITLVSYIHIISTILRIPSSRGRQKAFSTCSAHLTVVTLWYGSTIFLYVKPSKQNSLDLNKTINIFNTVVTPLLNPFIYTLRNKDVKEALAKALRRMLSGFETPWL, encoded by the coding sequence ATGGCTGGGACAGAAATAAGAAACCAAACCAGTGTGCAGGAGTTCATCCTCCTGGGCTTTCCTGGCACTTGGTATTTTCAGATGTTCCTTATTGTGGTGTTTTCTGTTACGTACTTCCTAACCATTGTAGGGAATGTGTCCATCATAGCCCTAGTGAGGACCCACCCATGCCTACACActcccatgtacttcttcctctGCAATCTCTCCTTCCTGGAAATCTGGTACACCACAGCATGTGTCCCCAAGGCTATTGGCATCATGCTGGGCACAAGCCAAACCATCTCTTTCACTGTCTGCCTCCTGCAattgttttttctcctctccatGGGCTCCACAGAATGTTTTCTCCTGGCCATCATGGCCTATGACCGCTATCTGGCCATATGCCATCCATTGCGCTACAGCTCCCTCATGAACAGCACCTTTTGTGCTCAGCTGGCCCTTGCCTCTTGGCTGTGTGGTTTCCTGGCTATCTCTGTGCTGGCTGCTCTAATATCCACAGTGTCCTTCTGTGGCCCTAAAGGCATCAATCATTTCCTTTGTGACATTGATTCCTTGATAGCACTCTCCTGCACAGACACGCGCTTCGTTGAGCTTGCAACGTTCATTGTCTCAATCATTGTTGTCGTGATCTCATGCGTGATAACCCTGGTCTCCTACATTCACATCATCTCCACCATCTTGAGAATCCCATCATCTCGAGGCCggcaaaaggccttttccactTGCTCTGCCCACCTCACCGTTGTGACTCTCTGGTATGGCTCCACCATTTTTCTGTATGTCAAGCCTTCTAAACAGAACTCGTTGGATTTGAACAAAACAATCAACATCTTTAACACTGTTGTAACTCCACTATTAAACCCTTTCATTTACACTCTAAGAAACAAAGACGTGAAGGAAGCCTTGGCAAAGGCATTAAGGAGGATGTTAAGTGGTTTTGAAACACCATGGCTTTAG